In Paenibacillus sp. BIC5C1, a genomic segment contains:
- a CDS encoding redox-sensing transcriptional repressor Rex — MKSDKISEAVVRRLPVYLRYLNELHQREVNTVSSQELGLRLDLNPAQIRKDLAYFGDFGRKGIGYDVSYLIEKIRHILKIDQQINVALVGAGNLGHALSNYNAYLKDNMKIVAVFDAYGPKIGSQINSLTVQPMNELTDSVKKDNIRIGIITVPDTEAQNVADQLIESGIEAILNFAPTILKTPPHIRIHHADFTTDLLSLAYYLENGKDDEEDDDK; from the coding sequence ATGAAATCAGATAAAATTTCGGAAGCCGTGGTGCGTAGATTGCCTGTTTACTTGCGTTATTTGAATGAACTGCATCAGCGCGAAGTCAATACGGTTTCTTCACAAGAACTTGGACTGAGGCTGGATCTGAATCCTGCCCAGATTCGTAAAGACTTGGCTTACTTCGGTGACTTTGGTCGTAAAGGGATCGGGTATGACGTTTCATATCTCATCGAGAAAATCCGCCATATTTTAAAAATAGACCAGCAGATCAATGTGGCTCTTGTCGGAGCAGGTAATTTGGGACATGCTTTGTCCAATTACAATGCCTACCTCAAAGACAACATGAAGATCGTCGCTGTATTTGATGCCTACGGTCCGAAGATTGGGAGCCAAATCAACAGTCTGACGGTGCAGCCGATGAATGAATTAACGGATTCGGTCAAAAAAGATAACATTCGTATAGGTATTATCACGGTTCCGGATACGGAAGCCCAAAATGTTGCAGATCAGCTGATTGAGTCAGGAATTGAAGCGATCCTGAATTTTGCGCCTACGATCCTGAAGACCCCGCCGCATATCCGCATTCATCATGCCGATTTTACGACGGATCTGCTTAGCCTGGCTTATTACTTGGAGAATGGAAAGGACGACGAGGAAGATGACGACAAATAG
- the dinG gene encoding ATP-dependent DNA helicase DinG translates to MKFAVLDFETTGTQSDGEIIQAGLAIIDHDYSITQIYSSYVNPGVSIPPFITGLTGITDEDVANAPSLEEMMMEMVPLLDDVVLVGHNVAFDFHFLQNALDRCGYLPFTGRILDTIDFLKITFPSLGSYQLGYVSSEFGFQHDRPHQADSDALATAFVLLKCLDELRALPLITIQRLSDLFAPEDSDLGWFFDGMRAEKEAEPIQDLEGHTYYRQLALNVSDWTDIGSPRDERQGNPLEGVSFEQYMDQVRDNLKQTLDHYEEREAQTQMFSSVRQALDEEKHLLIEAGTGTGKSLGYLLPAIYESVKQEQKVMVSTHTINLQEQLRERDIPLLTQVVPFPFKAAVFKGRGHYLCLRKFEHKINKREFATPKEDYFTAAQMIVWLTQTETGDDEELNLSGRGGDFWETVQSESESCLGRTCPWFRKCFYHRAKHEAGLSDIVITNHSKLFTDVKAAHQLLPAYESLVIDEAHHLEDVAGKHLGLHMKYFTLVHTLTRLFKDSRNGQLPMLRSQLSGHENSVQWGSMIDQMFPLAVEVKEIWDRLSDTLFGLLPERSDASPGETGQFSLRLKPSQKPAKWQELQDVENQIYVTLGDLIRKGDKLLLEVKEDQDDYQSDSLITDISGLLKDLATIKDNLRFFMRMDDANTVYWMEASGQFRSKSLQLYAVPVDVSAQLKDMFFDKKKSVVLTSATLSVDKSFQFMIEQLGLQEAAENNRLLTSMLPSPFNYREQALLVIPRDFPSVKGSVGDAHFVDMLVHSLAETAIATRGRMMVLFTSYRMLRQVYDPLKEALSGNDISLLGQGVDSGSRSKLTRRFQDAKATVLLGTSSFWEGVDIPGEALTCLAIVRLPFQPPNHPLVEAKSELLQQQKKNPFMKLSVPQAVIRFKQGFGRLVRTGKDRGIVIVYDTRVIEAYYGKYFLYSLPGPKMEHMLTEQMVPRISEWLERPTDEQQ, encoded by the coding sequence ATGAAATTTGCCGTATTGGATTTCGAAACAACCGGCACGCAGTCCGACGGTGAGATTATACAGGCCGGACTTGCCATCATAGACCATGACTACAGCATAACTCAAATATATAGTTCTTATGTGAACCCAGGTGTATCGATTCCGCCGTTTATTACAGGGTTAACCGGTATTACTGATGAAGACGTGGCGAATGCTCCCTCATTGGAAGAGATGATGATGGAGATGGTTCCGCTGCTCGACGATGTGGTTCTTGTTGGACACAACGTTGCTTTTGATTTTCATTTTCTTCAAAATGCACTCGATCGTTGTGGTTACCTGCCGTTTACCGGACGGATTCTGGATACGATTGATTTCCTGAAGATCACGTTCCCGTCACTGGGCTCCTATCAACTCGGTTATGTGTCTTCAGAATTCGGATTTCAGCATGACCGCCCTCATCAGGCAGACAGTGATGCACTTGCGACAGCTTTTGTATTGCTGAAGTGTCTTGATGAGCTGCGTGCATTGCCTTTGATTACGATTCAGCGCCTCAGTGATCTGTTTGCTCCGGAAGACAGTGACTTGGGGTGGTTCTTCGACGGAATGCGCGCGGAGAAGGAAGCAGAGCCGATTCAGGATCTCGAGGGTCATACGTATTACCGTCAGCTCGCCTTGAACGTTAGTGATTGGACCGATATTGGCTCACCACGTGATGAGCGGCAGGGTAATCCACTGGAGGGTGTCAGTTTTGAACAGTATATGGACCAGGTTAGAGATAACTTGAAGCAGACGCTGGACCATTATGAGGAGCGTGAAGCGCAAACTCAGATGTTCAGCAGTGTCCGACAAGCGTTGGATGAAGAGAAACATCTCTTGATTGAAGCCGGGACCGGTACAGGCAAATCATTGGGTTATTTGCTGCCTGCCATCTATGAAAGTGTGAAACAGGAACAGAAAGTTATGGTCAGCACACATACCATTAACTTGCAGGAGCAATTGAGAGAGCGTGATATTCCCTTGCTGACGCAAGTGGTTCCGTTCCCGTTCAAGGCAGCAGTGTTTAAAGGACGTGGACACTATCTGTGTCTGCGCAAATTTGAGCATAAGATCAACAAACGTGAATTCGCTACACCGAAAGAGGATTATTTTACAGCGGCTCAGATGATTGTCTGGCTTACCCAGACGGAGACTGGTGACGACGAGGAGCTTAATCTAAGCGGACGCGGAGGAGACTTCTGGGAGACGGTACAGAGTGAGTCAGAATCCTGTCTTGGACGTACCTGTCCCTGGTTCCGCAAATGTTTCTATCACCGGGCGAAACATGAAGCCGGGCTATCCGATATCGTCATTACGAATCATTCAAAATTGTTTACGGATGTCAAAGCAGCACATCAGTTGCTGCCAGCCTACGAAAGTCTCGTCATCGATGAAGCACATCATCTGGAGGATGTAGCAGGTAAACACCTTGGTCTTCATATGAAATATTTCACGTTGGTTCATACATTGACCCGACTGTTCAAAGATAGCCGTAATGGCCAACTGCCTATGCTTCGTTCTCAATTATCGGGACATGAAAATTCGGTACAGTGGGGCTCCATGATCGATCAGATGTTCCCGCTTGCGGTCGAAGTCAAGGAGATATGGGATCGACTCAGCGATACACTGTTTGGCCTGTTGCCCGAACGCAGCGATGCTTCTCCAGGCGAGACAGGACAATTTTCTCTCCGACTGAAGCCTTCGCAAAAACCAGCCAAATGGCAGGAATTGCAGGATGTTGAAAATCAGATCTATGTCACCCTTGGCGACTTGATTCGTAAAGGAGACAAGCTGCTGCTTGAAGTGAAAGAAGATCAGGACGATTATCAGTCGGATAGTCTGATTACGGATATATCAGGTCTGCTCAAGGACTTGGCAACAATTAAGGATAATTTGCGTTTCTTCATGCGGATGGATGATGCGAACACCGTGTACTGGATGGAGGCTAGCGGCCAGTTCCGCAGTAAATCACTGCAACTCTATGCTGTTCCTGTCGATGTCAGTGCACAGTTGAAGGATATGTTCTTTGATAAAAAGAAAAGCGTTGTGCTTACATCGGCTACGCTCTCCGTTGACAAGTCATTTCAATTCATGATCGAACAGCTGGGCTTGCAGGAAGCTGCCGAGAATAACCGTCTGCTAACGTCGATGCTGCCGTCACCGTTCAATTATCGCGAACAGGCCCTACTCGTCATTCCGCGTGATTTCCCAAGTGTGAAGGGCAGCGTAGGTGATGCCCACTTTGTGGATATGCTCGTGCATTCGCTTGCGGAAACGGCGATCGCGACCCGTGGACGCATGATGGTGTTGTTCACCTCCTATCGCATGCTGCGCCAGGTGTATGACCCGCTTAAGGAGGCCTTGTCAGGCAACGATATCTCTTTGCTGGGGCAGGGGGTCGACAGCGGCAGCCGTTCCAAGCTTACACGCCGCTTCCAGGATGCAAAAGCAACGGTGCTTCTTGGCACAAGCAGCTTCTGGGAAGGGGTGGACATTCCCGGAGAGGCTCTGACCTGTCTTGCGATTGTCAGATTGCCTTTCCAGCCACCGAACCATCCTTTAGTCGAAGCGAAGAGTGAGCTTTTGCAACAACAGAAGAAAAACCCGTTCATGAAGCTGTCCGTGCCACAAGCCGTTATTCGTTTCAAGCAGGGATTTGGCAGGCTGGTTCGCACAGGCAAAGACAGAGGCATTGTAATTGTGTACGATACACGCGTCATTGAAGCGTATTATGGCAAGTACTTTTTATATTCACTGCCTGGTCCCAAAATGGAACACATGCTCACCGAGCAGATGGTTCCACGCATTTCGGAGTGGCTCGAGAGACCAACCGATGAACAACAATAA
- a CDS encoding DUF5590 domain-containing protein has protein sequence MKKKKKWIWISLLLLVLILFGLQRYYVYVTQDQRKEEALAIQAAQEQLGITSHEELRKYVWGQKDGGDNIYWTLVGKDKDNQDVMVWIKFDENNKPVTGTNAVHGELLKNGMNEAQIRNRFSSEVPGGEIKRIMPGVVNGIYVWQVYYNDDTHNYYRFYRFSNGEQVDLVYTIPNS, from the coding sequence TTGAAGAAAAAAAAGAAGTGGATATGGATTTCGCTGCTGCTCCTGGTTCTGATTTTGTTTGGACTTCAGCGTTATTATGTCTATGTGACTCAGGATCAGCGCAAGGAAGAAGCGTTGGCTATACAGGCGGCTCAGGAACAGCTGGGCATTACGTCCCACGAAGAGTTGCGTAAGTATGTCTGGGGGCAAAAAGACGGCGGAGACAACATATACTGGACCCTGGTCGGCAAAGATAAGGATAACCAGGATGTCATGGTATGGATCAAGTTTGATGAGAATAATAAACCTGTGACGGGAACCAATGCGGTGCACGGTGAACTGTTAAAGAACGGCATGAATGAAGCTCAGATTCGAAATCGGTTCAGCTCTGAAGTTCCGGGTGGAGAGATCAAGCGCATTATGCCAGGTGTTGTGAATGGGATCTATGTATGGCAAGTGTATTATAACGATGATACTCACAACTATTATCGATTTTACCGCTTCAGCAACGGGGAACAGGTGGACCTGGTCTATACAATACCGAACAGCTAG
- a CDS encoding amidohydrolase: MTTNRWVIHNGKFAVSEGTNWNVVQGFMVVENDKIVHIGETLPEGDESLTKVDGKGLFFLPGLINTHGHAAMSLLRGHGDDLALQVWLQEKMWPMEAKMTSEDVYWGTSLSVLEMLKGGTTAFLDMYDHMDQVAKVVEQSGVRAALARGVIGLCSEEEQLRKLEESAAFARQWNGQADGKITTVISPHAPYTCPPDYIEKLVQVAHDLNLPLHTHMSETLREVEQNVADYGLRPVAHLEKLGFFSRPSLVAHAVHLNDEEIEILAKHDVAVSHNPGSNLKLASGVARVPDLLKAGVTVSLGTDGPASNNNLDMFEEMRLAALIHKGVSGDPTAVPAGEALLLGTSYGAKSIFLNDTGALQVGMKADFIALNIEQAHFYPHTDLISHTVYSASAKDVEHVWVDGKQVVKHGECLTMDEERILRESQLAFDSLLAR; the protein is encoded by the coding sequence ATGACGACAAATAGATGGGTCATTCACAACGGCAAATTTGCCGTGAGTGAGGGTACGAATTGGAACGTGGTTCAAGGTTTTATGGTTGTTGAGAATGACAAGATTGTGCATATTGGTGAGACATTGCCGGAAGGAGACGAAAGCCTGACAAAGGTGGACGGAAAAGGACTGTTCTTCTTGCCGGGTCTGATCAATACGCATGGTCACGCGGCCATGTCGCTTCTGAGAGGCCATGGAGACGATCTGGCGTTACAAGTATGGTTGCAGGAGAAAATGTGGCCAATGGAGGCCAAAATGACGTCTGAAGACGTATATTGGGGCACATCACTTTCCGTACTTGAAATGTTGAAGGGCGGAACAACAGCTTTCCTAGATATGTATGATCATATGGATCAGGTTGCGAAAGTGGTGGAACAATCCGGCGTTCGGGCTGCTCTGGCACGTGGGGTAATCGGACTTTGCTCAGAAGAAGAACAGTTGCGCAAGCTCGAAGAGTCTGCAGCATTTGCTCGTCAATGGAATGGACAAGCAGACGGAAAAATTACAACCGTAATTTCTCCGCACGCCCCTTACACTTGCCCTCCGGATTACATAGAGAAGCTGGTACAGGTTGCTCATGACCTGAATCTGCCTTTGCATACGCATATGTCTGAAACACTTCGCGAAGTGGAGCAGAATGTGGCTGATTACGGTCTGCGCCCGGTTGCACATCTGGAGAAGCTAGGATTTTTCTCCCGTCCATCTCTGGTTGCGCATGCGGTACATCTGAATGATGAGGAGATTGAGATTCTGGCGAAGCATGATGTAGCGGTTTCCCACAATCCAGGCAGCAACCTGAAATTGGCTTCAGGTGTTGCACGAGTACCTGATCTGCTGAAAGCAGGCGTGACCGTGTCCCTCGGAACAGACGGACCAGCGAGTAACAATAACCTGGATATGTTTGAAGAGATGAGACTGGCTGCATTGATTCACAAAGGGGTGTCCGGTGATCCTACTGCAGTGCCGGCAGGGGAAGCGCTTCTGCTTGGAACTTCATATGGTGCCAAATCCATATTCCTGAACGATACAGGCGCTCTGCAAGTTGGCATGAAAGCTGATTTTATTGCGTTGAACATCGAACAAGCCCATTTCTATCCGCATACGGATCTGATTTCCCATACAGTTTACTCCGCATCGGCCAAAGATGTGGAGCATGTATGGGTGGATGGTAAACAAGTGGTTAAACATGGCGAATGTCTTACAATGGATGAAGAGCGCATTCTGCGTGAGTCTCAACTGGCATTTGACAGTCTGCTGGCCCGTTAA